The proteins below are encoded in one region of Deltaproteobacteria bacterium:
- a CDS encoding TatD family hydrolase, giving the protein MIAADNPLPLVDSHAHLDGPDFAEDFPEVLERARAAGVLRILTVGTELGTSRAALALAQAHRELYAAVGVHPHEAGKFSGGDWPAIRALHGEPKVVAVGETGLDYHYDFSPPEVQRALFRRHLELAGELRRPVVIHVREAFEDAFALLDEVGVPGGGVLHCFSGGRPEAERALGLGLHISLAGVITFPKATALREAATWVPEGRLLVETDAPYLAPVPRRGRRNEPALVAYTLRCLAELRGVEPGHLAEQTSRNADRLFGLDLHEAELFASRRSTT; this is encoded by the coding sequence ATGATCGCCGCCGACAACCCCCTGCCTCTCGTCGACAGCCACGCGCACCTGGACGGCCCGGACTTCGCCGAGGACTTCCCTGAGGTGCTCGAGCGAGCGCGCGCCGCGGGAGTCCTCCGGATCCTGACCGTCGGCACCGAGCTCGGCACCTCGCGCGCCGCGCTGGCCCTCGCGCAGGCCCACCGCGAGCTCTACGCCGCGGTCGGGGTCCACCCGCACGAGGCGGGCAAGTTCTCGGGCGGCGACTGGCCGGCGATCCGCGCCCTGCACGGCGAGCCCAAGGTCGTGGCCGTGGGGGAGACCGGGCTCGACTATCACTACGACTTCTCGCCCCCCGAGGTGCAGCGCGCGCTCTTTCGACGGCACCTGGAGCTGGCCGGAGAGCTCCGTCGGCCCGTGGTGATCCACGTGCGCGAGGCCTTCGAGGACGCCTTCGCGCTCCTCGACGAGGTCGGCGTTCCCGGCGGAGGCGTGCTGCACTGCTTCAGCGGGGGGCGTCCGGAGGCGGAGCGGGCCCTCGGCCTGGGCCTTCACATCTCGCTGGCCGGAGTGATCACCTTCCCCAAGGCCACGGCGCTCCGCGAGGCCGCGACGTGGGTCCCCGAGGGGCGCCTGCTCGTCGAGACGGACGCGCCGTACCTCGCCCCCGTGCCGCGGCGTGGGCGACGTAACGAGCCGGCCTTGGTGGCGTACACGCTGAGGTGCCTCGCAGAGCTGCGGGGCGTGGAGCCCGGGCACCTCGCCGAGCAGACGAGCCGCAACGCGGACCGGCTCTTCGGGCTCGACCTCCACGAAGCAGAGCTCTTTGCGAGCCGCCGGAGCACCACATGA
- a CDS encoding efflux RND transporter periplasmic adaptor subunit, translated as MSDQLSSDLASLRINREEAPGRGRGLRLILALAAVAGLVAVGYFVGLPLVESKVFKAEVSLTEVSLISPAQAQVQLTATGYVVPQTLSKVSAKVQGRVARVLVREGDLVRAGQKLLELETSDQRAAIAAAASRVLAARATAATARARLAEAQQQLARERLLAARGASAKAVAQDLAARVTSLDGEVKAADAQAKVAQAEVTSLQVNLGHAIVLAPIGGTVITKPPAVGELVGPASPPLLEVADFATLMLEADVPEGRLHLVRKEAPCEIVLDAFPSRRYRGAVHELSQRVNRAKATVIVKVKFVDAAEGVLPDMAGRINVLERALDAATMKEPPKLVVPGGAVADRQGAKVVFVLENGALRMVPVTLGPPLGGGFVLERGPGAGTKVVKNPLPSFTDGQRVKERSE; from the coding sequence ATGTCCGATCAACTCTCGTCCGATCTTGCATCGCTCCGCATCAACCGGGAGGAAGCGCCCGGCCGAGGCCGCGGACTGCGGCTTATCCTCGCGCTCGCGGCGGTGGCCGGCCTCGTCGCGGTGGGCTACTTCGTCGGCCTGCCGCTCGTGGAATCCAAGGTCTTCAAGGCCGAGGTCTCGCTGACCGAGGTGAGCCTGATCTCGCCGGCGCAGGCCCAGGTGCAGCTCACGGCCACCGGGTACGTCGTCCCGCAGACGCTCTCCAAGGTCTCGGCCAAGGTGCAGGGGCGCGTGGCGCGGGTCCTGGTCAGGGAAGGGGACCTCGTGCGGGCGGGGCAGAAGCTCCTCGAGCTCGAGACCTCGGACCAGCGGGCAGCAATCGCGGCCGCCGCGTCGCGCGTCCTCGCCGCCCGGGCCACCGCCGCCACCGCGCGCGCGCGTCTGGCGGAAGCGCAGCAGCAGCTGGCCCGCGAACGACTCCTTGCAGCTCGGGGAGCCTCGGCCAAGGCCGTGGCGCAGGACCTCGCGGCGCGGGTCACGTCGCTCGACGGCGAGGTGAAGGCCGCCGACGCGCAGGCCAAGGTGGCGCAGGCCGAGGTGACGTCCCTCCAGGTGAACCTGGGCCACGCGATCGTGCTCGCGCCCATCGGCGGGACCGTGATCACCAAGCCTCCGGCCGTCGGGGAGCTCGTCGGGCCGGCGAGCCCACCGCTCCTCGAGGTGGCGGACTTCGCCACGCTGATGCTGGAGGCCGACGTCCCCGAGGGGCGCCTGCACCTCGTGCGCAAGGAGGCCCCCTGCGAGATCGTGCTCGACGCGTTTCCGTCGCGGCGCTATCGAGGGGCCGTGCACGAGCTCAGCCAGCGGGTGAACCGGGCCAAGGCCACGGTGATCGTGAAGGTGAAGTTCGTGGACGCGGCCGAGGGCGTCCTCCCCGACATGGCGGGGCGGATCAACGTGCTCGAGAGGGCGCTCGACGCCGCGACCATGAAGGAGCCCCCGAAGCTCGTCGTGCCCGGCGGCGCGGTGGCCGACCGGCAAGGGGCCAAGGTGGTCTTCGTGCTCGAGAACGGCGCCCTGCGAATGGTGCCCGTGACCCTCGGCCCCCCTCTCGGCGGCGGCTTCGTGCTCGAGCGCGGGCCCGGGGCCGGAACGAAGGTCGTGAAGAACCCGCTCCCCAGCTTCACCGACGGGCAGCGGGTCAAGGAAAGGAGCGAGTGA
- a CDS encoding ABC transporter ATP-binding protein: protein MAETASEEKAIARLRRVEKTYWRGKEPVKVLDGLDLEIPSGSFEALMGPSGSGKTTLLNLIAGLDRPSAGSVEVAGQDLTNLGEAALGTWRSRTIGFIFQAYNLVPVLTALQNVELPLLLTKLSGKERKQRAQTALRVVGLEERMQHFPRQLSGGQEQRVAIARAIVNDPKIIVADEPTGDLDRKSADEILTLLEKLNREFKKTIVMVTHDPAAAERASITRRLDKGTLVS from the coding sequence ATGGCGGAGACGGCGAGCGAGGAGAAGGCCATCGCGCGGCTGAGACGCGTCGAGAAGACCTACTGGCGCGGCAAGGAGCCCGTGAAGGTGCTGGACGGCCTGGACCTCGAGATCCCGAGCGGCTCCTTCGAGGCCCTCATGGGACCGTCGGGCTCGGGGAAGACCACGCTGCTGAACCTCATCGCCGGGCTCGACCGCCCGAGCGCCGGGAGCGTGGAGGTGGCTGGGCAGGACCTCACGAACCTCGGCGAGGCGGCCCTCGGGACCTGGCGCTCGCGCACCATCGGCTTCATCTTCCAGGCGTACAACCTCGTGCCGGTGCTGACGGCGCTGCAGAACGTGGAGCTGCCGCTGCTCCTCACCAAGCTCTCGGGCAAGGAGCGCAAGCAGCGCGCGCAGACGGCCCTGCGCGTGGTGGGCCTCGAGGAGCGGATGCAGCACTTTCCCCGCCAGCTCTCCGGCGGGCAGGAGCAGCGCGTGGCGATCGCCCGCGCCATCGTGAACGACCCGAAGATCATCGTGGCCGACGAGCCGACGGGGGACCTCGACCGCAAGAGCGCCGACGAGATCCTGACCCTGCTCGAGAAGCTGAACCGCGAGTTCAAGAAGACGATCGTGATGGTGACGCACGACCCGGCGGCGGCCGAGCGCGCGTCGATCACGCGGCGCCTCGACAAGGGGACGCTCGTCTCATGA
- a CDS encoding ABC transporter permease, with translation MKLGRLAAKSLLRNKVRTSLTVLGVAIAVLTFVLLRTIISAWTVAADHAAKDRVVTRHKVTFIMPLPKRYIDEVRQLKGVKEATFANWFGAKDPKHEREFFGTLAVDTNTFLSVYDEMLVPPDQIAGWKKERQGAIVGDVLAKKLGWKVGDRVTLQGSIFPGDWPFTISGIYTATRKSVDRSTFFFHWDYMNQSIPEARRDQIGWVVFRVDDPTRSADLAQVVDRHFDTRDVQTLSQSERAFNLSFLGMISTVLKAIDIISIVILAIMMLVLGNTIAMGVRERINEHGVLRAIGFSPMQIASAVVMESVVLGLLGGGVGLLIAYPFLEKGLGRWLEENLGALFPFVRVGTSTAILALGLAVLLSLVASLPPAYRAFRLRVVDALRRIG, from the coding sequence ATGAAGCTCGGACGCCTGGCCGCGAAGAGCCTGCTTCGTAACAAGGTCCGCACCAGCCTCACCGTCCTCGGGGTGGCCATCGCGGTGCTGACCTTCGTGCTCCTCCGCACCATCATCTCCGCCTGGACCGTGGCCGCCGACCACGCCGCGAAGGACCGCGTGGTGACGCGCCACAAGGTCACCTTCATCATGCCCCTGCCGAAGCGCTACATCGACGAGGTGCGCCAGCTCAAGGGGGTCAAGGAGGCGACCTTCGCCAACTGGTTCGGCGCCAAGGACCCGAAGCACGAGCGCGAGTTCTTCGGCACCCTGGCCGTGGATACGAACACGTTCCTTTCGGTCTACGACGAGATGCTGGTTCCCCCCGACCAGATCGCAGGCTGGAAGAAGGAACGGCAGGGGGCGATCGTGGGGGACGTGCTGGCCAAGAAGCTCGGCTGGAAGGTGGGGGATCGCGTGACCCTTCAGGGCAGCATCTTCCCCGGCGACTGGCCCTTCACCATCTCCGGCATCTACACCGCCACGCGCAAGTCGGTCGACCGCTCCACCTTCTTCTTCCACTGGGACTACATGAACCAGTCCATCCCCGAGGCGCGGCGGGACCAGATCGGCTGGGTGGTCTTCCGCGTGGACGACCCCACGCGCTCCGCCGACCTGGCCCAGGTGGTGGACCGGCACTTCGACACGCGGGACGTCCAGACCCTGAGCCAGAGCGAGCGGGCCTTCAACCTCTCCTTCCTGGGGATGATCTCGACGGTGCTGAAGGCCATCGACATCATCTCCATCGTGATCCTGGCCATCATGATGCTCGTGCTCGGCAACACCATCGCGATGGGGGTCCGGGAGCGCATCAACGAGCACGGCGTCCTCCGGGCCATCGGCTTCTCCCCGATGCAGATCGCGAGCGCGGTGGTGATGGAGTCGGTCGTGCTTGGCCTGCTCGGCGGCGGAGTCGGCTTGCTCATCGCCTACCCCTTCCTCGAGAAGGGGCTCGGCCGCTGGCTCGAGGAGAACCTGGGCGCGCTCTTCCCCTTCGTGCGGGTGGGGACCTCCACGGCCATCCTGGCCCTCGGGCTAGCGGTCCTCCTCAGCCTCGTGGCGTCGTTGCCCCCCGCGTATCGAGCCTTCCGGCTGCGGGTGGTCGACGCCCTCCGGCGGATCGGTTAG
- a CDS encoding ABC transporter permease, whose product MIPLSYNVRSLAVRRTTTIAAALGIALVVFVLASALMLSAGIKHTLGSAGRADVAVVLRKGSDTEMMSSIEDPTVGLILAGPGVKKGEGGLPLGVGELVVVLAMDKVGGEGVSNVQARGVPDQVMKFRPEVRIVAGRPARPGTSEVIIGTRIRGRFKGIDLGQSFELRKNKPATVVGVFEDGGSSHESEVWADLNTLRQSFGRDGLVSAVHVRLESAAAFEGFEAYAEQDKRLGLIAMRQSAYYEKQSEGTSLFITVMGAVIAVFFSIGAMIGAMITMYASVADRQREIGTLRALGFSRLSVLSSFLVEGLLLSLVGGALGTLAAMTLRFVRFSMMNFASWSEIVFSLTPTPQILVTAGLAAAGMGLLGGFLPALRAARISPIQAMRG is encoded by the coding sequence ATGATTCCACTCTCCTACAACGTGCGAAGCCTGGCGGTGCGACGCACCACGACCATCGCGGCGGCGCTCGGTATCGCGCTCGTGGTCTTCGTGCTGGCCTCGGCGCTCATGCTCTCGGCGGGGATCAAGCACACCCTCGGCAGCGCCGGGCGGGCCGACGTGGCGGTCGTCCTGCGCAAGGGGAGCGACACCGAGATGATGAGCTCGATCGAGGACCCCACGGTGGGGCTGATCCTGGCCGGCCCCGGGGTGAAGAAGGGCGAAGGGGGATTGCCCCTCGGCGTGGGCGAGCTCGTGGTGGTGCTGGCGATGGACAAGGTCGGCGGCGAGGGGGTCTCGAACGTGCAGGCCCGCGGAGTCCCCGACCAGGTGATGAAGTTCCGGCCCGAGGTGCGCATCGTCGCCGGGCGTCCCGCACGCCCCGGCACGAGCGAGGTGATCATCGGCACGCGCATCCGGGGGCGCTTCAAGGGGATCGACCTCGGCCAGTCGTTCGAGCTGCGCAAGAACAAGCCGGCCACAGTGGTGGGGGTCTTCGAGGACGGCGGCTCCTCGCACGAGTCCGAGGTCTGGGCCGACCTGAACACGCTCCGCCAGTCCTTCGGGCGGGACGGGCTGGTCTCGGCCGTGCACGTGCGCCTCGAGTCGGCGGCCGCCTTCGAGGGGTTCGAGGCCTACGCGGAGCAGGACAAGCGGCTCGGGCTGATCGCGATGCGGCAGTCCGCCTACTACGAGAAGCAGTCCGAGGGGACCTCGCTCTTCATCACGGTGATGGGCGCGGTGATCGCGGTCTTCTTCTCCATCGGAGCCATGATCGGGGCCATGATCACCATGTACGCCTCGGTGGCCGACCGGCAGCGCGAGATCGGCACGCTGCGGGCGCTCGGCTTCTCGCGGCTCTCGGTCCTCTCCTCCTTCCTCGTCGAGGGGCTGCTCCTGTCGCTCGTGGGGGGCGCGCTCGGCACGCTCGCGGCCATGACGCTCCGCTTCGTGCGCTTCTCCATGATGAACTTCGCGAGCTGGTCCGAGATCGTCTTCTCGCTCACGCCCACGCCGCAGATCCTCGTCACGGCCGGACTCGCCGCGGCGGGGATGGGCCTCCTCGGCGGCTTTCTGCCCGCGCTGCGTGCCGCGCGCATCTCGCCGATCCAGGCCATGCGGGGGTAG
- a CDS encoding ammonium transporter has product MNDRLPRFSDGPRWLGGVLGLLVLFAPVLAFADAAPKNDSGDTAWMLVSSAFVLFMTPGLALFYGGMVHKRNVLSTFMFVHFALALITLQWVLCGYSLAFGTSHGGFIGGGDFLLLRGVTGDPKGSVPHLAFMAFQMKFAIITPALIAGAFVERMKFSAYVLFTLLWTTLVYDPVAHWTWAEGGWLFKLGVLDFAGGTVVHLTAGIAALVCAIVVGRRRGYPRQKAPPHNLTMTVTGGGLLWFGWFGFNAGSALAANGIAALAFCTTHVSAGTAALAWVSAEWLHRKRPTMLGFVSGLVAGLVAITPAAGFVSVASSTIFGLLAGLACYGAVVLKERLHYDDSLDAFGVHGVGGILGALLTGVFAQKQLNPAGQNGLLHGNPRQLGLQALGVGAAGLYSAALTFVLLKLTDKVIGLRVTPDEEREGLDVTQHGESGYVM; this is encoded by the coding sequence ATGAACGACCGACTCCCACGCTTTTCCGACGGGCCGAGGTGGCTCGGCGGGGTCCTCGGGCTCCTCGTGCTCTTCGCACCGGTGCTCGCCTTCGCCGACGCGGCGCCGAAAAACGACAGCGGTGACACGGCCTGGATGCTGGTCTCCTCGGCCTTCGTGCTCTTCATGACCCCCGGGCTCGCGCTCTTCTACGGGGGGATGGTGCACAAGCGGAACGTCCTCTCCACCTTCATGTTCGTGCACTTCGCGCTCGCGCTGATCACCTTGCAGTGGGTGCTCTGCGGCTACTCGCTGGCCTTCGGCACGAGCCACGGCGGCTTCATCGGAGGGGGTGACTTTCTGCTCCTCCGCGGCGTGACGGGAGATCCGAAGGGCTCCGTGCCGCACCTGGCCTTCATGGCCTTCCAGATGAAGTTCGCCATCATCACGCCGGCCCTCATCGCCGGGGCCTTCGTGGAGCGGATGAAGTTCTCGGCCTACGTGCTCTTCACGCTCCTCTGGACCACGCTAGTCTACGACCCGGTCGCGCACTGGACCTGGGCCGAGGGGGGCTGGCTCTTCAAGCTCGGGGTGCTCGACTTCGCCGGGGGCACCGTGGTGCACCTCACGGCCGGCATCGCGGCGCTCGTCTGCGCCATCGTCGTGGGACGGCGCCGAGGCTATCCGCGGCAGAAGGCGCCGCCCCACAACCTGACCATGACCGTCACCGGGGGCGGGCTTCTCTGGTTCGGCTGGTTCGGCTTCAACGCCGGCTCGGCCCTCGCCGCCAACGGCATCGCCGCGCTCGCCTTCTGCACCACCCACGTCTCGGCCGGCACCGCGGCGCTGGCCTGGGTCTCGGCCGAGTGGCTGCACCGCAAGCGGCCGACCATGCTCGGCTTCGTCTCGGGGCTCGTGGCCGGGCTGGTGGCGATCACCCCCGCCGCGGGCTTCGTGAGCGTCGCCTCCTCGACGATCTTCGGGCTGCTCGCCGGCCTCGCCTGCTACGGAGCCGTGGTGCTCAAGGAGCGACTGCACTACGACGACTCGCTCGACGCGTTCGGCGTCCACGGCGTGGGCGGGATCCTGGGCGCGCTCCTCACGGGGGTCTTCGCGCAGAAGCAGCTCAACCCGGCCGGCCAGAACGGGCTCCTCCACGGCAATCCGCGGCAGCTCGGGCTGCAGGCCCTCGGCGTGGGCGCGGCGGGCCTCTACAGCGCGGCGCTGACCTTCGTCTTGCTCAAGCTCACCGACAAGGTGATCGGCCTCCGTGTGACCCCCGACGAGGAGCGCGAAGGGCTCGACGTGACCCAGCACGGGGAGTCGGGCTACGTGATGTAG
- a CDS encoding NCS1 family nucleobase:cation symporter-1 — protein sequence MESSLSNEDLAPVPAHKRTWSLWSIAALWVGMAICIPTYTLASSLVDKGWSWTAAVLSVALGNLVVLVPMVLNGHAGTRYGIPFPVLVRASFGVLGSNVPALMRAVVACGWFGIQTWIGGSAIYEIARALHPSPVGLPQVLPAWLGVGTGPFLCFLIFWAMNVAIIVRGMESIRVFENWSAPFLLAVGVALFAWAWHAVGDLGPILATKPDASRTGFGAILGAGLTSAVAFWGTLALNIPDFSRYARSQRDQLIGQAIGLPPTMTMFAFIGAAVTNATAIVFGKRISDPVQLLARIGGPLTRVISMVALLVATLTTNLAANVVSPANDLANLSPRRISFRRGALITAVIGILMLPWKLYNDAGQYLFTWLLGYGAMLGSVGGVMIADYFFIRRKQLKLDDLYRRGGVYEYRRGFNTVALVALAAGIAPNVPGFLGALGVLEVAPLFATIYEWAWFVAFFLAGAVYLAGMHLLAPALVADAQRLVAP from the coding sequence ATGGAGAGCTCGCTCAGCAACGAAGATCTGGCGCCCGTCCCCGCGCACAAGCGGACCTGGTCGCTCTGGAGCATCGCCGCGCTCTGGGTCGGGATGGCGATCTGCATTCCGACCTACACCCTCGCTTCGAGCCTGGTCGACAAAGGGTGGTCCTGGACCGCGGCCGTGCTGTCGGTCGCGCTCGGGAACCTCGTCGTGCTCGTGCCGATGGTGCTGAACGGGCACGCTGGCACGCGCTACGGCATCCCCTTCCCCGTGCTCGTGCGGGCCTCCTTCGGCGTGCTCGGCTCGAACGTCCCCGCGCTGATGCGCGCCGTCGTGGCCTGCGGCTGGTTCGGCATCCAGACCTGGATCGGCGGCTCGGCGATCTACGAGATCGCCCGCGCCCTGCACCCGAGCCCCGTCGGGCTCCCGCAGGTGCTCCCCGCCTGGCTGGGGGTCGGGACCGGCCCCTTCCTCTGCTTCCTCATCTTCTGGGCCATGAACGTCGCGATCATCGTGCGCGGCATGGAGTCCATCCGCGTGTTCGAGAACTGGTCGGCGCCCTTTCTCCTGGCCGTGGGGGTGGCGCTCTTCGCCTGGGCCTGGCACGCCGTGGGAGACCTCGGCCCGATCCTGGCCACGAAGCCCGACGCGTCGCGGACCGGCTTCGGCGCCATCCTCGGCGCGGGCCTCACCAGCGCCGTGGCCTTCTGGGGGACGCTCGCACTCAACATCCCCGACTTCTCGCGCTACGCGCGCAGCCAGCGCGACCAGCTCATCGGGCAGGCCATCGGCCTTCCGCCCACCATGACCATGTTCGCCTTCATCGGCGCCGCGGTGACGAACGCCACCGCCATCGTTTTCGGCAAGCGCATCTCCGACCCGGTGCAGCTCCTCGCGCGCATCGGCGGCCCGCTCACCCGCGTGATCTCCATGGTGGCCCTGCTCGTGGCCACGCTCACCACGAACCTGGCCGCCAACGTGGTCTCGCCGGCAAACGACCTGGCCAACCTGAGCCCACGGCGCATCTCCTTCCGCCGCGGCGCCCTCATCACCGCCGTGATCGGCATCCTCATGCTTCCCTGGAAGCTCTACAACGACGCCGGGCAGTACCTCTTCACCTGGCTCCTCGGCTACGGCGCGATGCTGGGCTCCGTCGGTGGCGTGATGATCGCCGACTACTTCTTCATCCGCCGGAAGCAGCTCAAGCTGGACGACCTCTACCGCCGCGGGGGCGTCTACGAGTACCGCCGGGGCTTCAACACGGTGGCGCTGGTCGCCCTGGCCGCGGGGATCGCGCCCAATGTGCCCGGCTTCCTCGGCGCGCTCGGCGTGCTCGAGGTCGCGCCCCTCTTCGCGACTATCTACGAGTGGGCCTGGTTCGTGGCCTTCTTCCTGGCGGGGGCGGTGTATCTGGCGGGGATGCACCTTCTGGCCCCGGCCCTCGTGGCCGACGCGCAACGGCTGGTCGCGCCGTAG
- a CDS encoding radical SAM protein, with protein MKAGNLARAYFKNIAQAALGSKHTLDTMVATYYVTSMCNFRCSYCEHFSADLNHLVKDKQASTDQAERIMEVIRKDCDVLYLTGGEPLLRNDIEELCLHARSLDFAYLSLNTNGLLLPRRERVLDAVDNVVISLDSLDTAKLDRLYGVGQGTAQKVLDIIAHYARHRAGRKYLLTVNCVVTPETVDEAEAVMEFCFAHGAEFSVSPQNQGVRPHPGLVGNPRYRRFMERLIAAKRAGKPVSGARIYYEHMREFTPFQCFPTLTARVDPEGNVSFPCRPLDEAGQIGGKAGNLLEVGSLRAVQALGKARFGERIPCHDQCYMRCHAELSLLVRNPSKLFYETTSYLARTIGRGGRAPDDGTAPRAPSTTAAKV; from the coding sequence ATGAAGGCCGGGAATCTCGCGCGCGCCTACTTCAAGAACATCGCCCAGGCGGCGCTCGGCTCGAAGCACACCCTCGACACGATGGTGGCGACCTACTACGTCACCTCGATGTGCAACTTCCGCTGCAGCTACTGCGAGCACTTCTCGGCGGACCTGAACCACCTGGTGAAGGACAAGCAGGCCAGCACCGACCAGGCCGAGCGGATCATGGAGGTCATCCGCAAGGACTGCGACGTGCTCTACCTGACCGGCGGCGAGCCCCTCCTGCGGAACGACATCGAGGAGCTCTGCCTGCACGCCCGGAGCCTGGACTTCGCGTACCTGAGCCTGAACACGAACGGCCTGCTGCTCCCGCGGCGCGAGCGCGTGCTGGATGCCGTGGACAACGTGGTGATAAGCCTCGACTCGCTCGACACGGCGAAGCTAGACCGCCTCTACGGGGTGGGCCAGGGGACGGCCCAGAAGGTCCTCGACATCATCGCGCACTACGCCCGGCACCGCGCGGGTCGGAAGTACCTGCTCACCGTGAACTGCGTCGTGACGCCCGAGACTGTGGACGAGGCCGAGGCGGTGATGGAGTTCTGCTTCGCCCACGGAGCCGAGTTCTCGGTCTCGCCGCAGAACCAGGGGGTGCGCCCCCATCCGGGGCTCGTGGGCAACCCGCGCTACCGCCGCTTCATGGAGCGCCTGATCGCCGCCAAGCGCGCCGGCAAGCCCGTCTCCGGCGCGCGCATCTACTACGAGCACATGCGCGAGTTCACCCCCTTCCAGTGCTTTCCCACCCTCACGGCCCGCGTCGATCCCGAGGGAAACGTGAGCTTCCCCTGCCGTCCGCTCGACGAGGCGGGGCAGATCGGCGGCAAAGCGGGGAACCTCCTCGAGGTCGGCTCGCTGCGCGCGGTGCAGGCGCTCGGCAAGGCGCGCTTCGGCGAGCGCATCCCCTGCCACGACCAGTGCTACATGCGCTGCCACGCGGAGCTCTCGCTCCTCGTCCGTAACCCGAGCAAGCTCTTCTACGAGACCACGAGCTACCTGGCGCGCACGATCGGCAGGGGCGGGAGAGCTCCCGACGACGGCACCGCGCCTCGAGCCCCCTCGACGACCGCGGCGAAGGTCTGA
- a CDS encoding CDP-alcohol phosphatidyltransferase family protein, with translation MTSSPSKPARIFGLKDIFTSINALGGVVAIAFCIEGKALYAGYALLVGYVLGDSLDGFVARLTNTGNQFGAQFDAASDYLAQCIAPAGIVYLAYRDASFYAAVALASVLVLAGTIRHALFAVVPNRYPMAYFGMPRTVSSFLVIAFVNSAYIPAHLPGWRWVGAVLLVFLAVANLLPIPFRTHRGRKLKTWVKPFIAAYFVTTCITLVLRPRYVFDLTLVWMVAYSSASWLEMERSERAAFWDEARRWRAEIRAAR, from the coding sequence ATGACCTCCTCTCCCTCCAAGCCCGCCCGAATCTTCGGGCTCAAAGACATCTTCACCAGCATCAACGCGCTCGGCGGGGTGGTGGCGATCGCCTTCTGCATCGAAGGGAAGGCGCTCTACGCCGGCTACGCCCTGCTCGTGGGCTACGTGCTCGGAGACTCGCTCGACGGCTTCGTGGCGCGCCTGACCAACACCGGCAACCAGTTCGGGGCGCAGTTCGACGCGGCGAGCGACTACCTGGCCCAGTGCATCGCTCCGGCGGGGATCGTTTACCTGGCCTACCGGGACGCGTCCTTCTACGCGGCCGTAGCGCTGGCGTCGGTGCTGGTCCTCGCGGGGACGATCCGCCACGCGCTCTTCGCCGTCGTGCCGAACCGCTACCCGATGGCGTACTTCGGCATGCCGCGCACGGTGTCCTCGTTTCTGGTGATCGCGTTCGTCAACTCGGCGTACATCCCCGCGCACCTGCCCGGGTGGCGCTGGGTCGGAGCCGTGCTGCTCGTCTTCCTGGCCGTGGCGAACCTCTTGCCCATCCCCTTTCGGACCCACCGCGGGCGCAAGCTGAAGACCTGGGTCAAGCCCTTCATCGCGGCCTACTTCGTGACCACCTGCATCACGCTGGTCCTGCGGCCGCGTTACGTCTTCGACCTGACCCTCGTCTGGATGGTGGCCTACTCCTCGGCGTCGTGGCTCGAGATGGAGCGCTCGGAGCGCGCGGCGTTCTGGGACGAGGCGCGCCGGTGGAGGGCGGAGATCCGCGCGGCCAGGTAG
- a CDS encoding methyltransferase domain-containing protein — protein MEVETPPRTRVPEQPTRLSPELFALLRCPACSAALAGAGKAVVCQGRSCGRIFPVVEGIPILVADEKSVFTVEELARQPTGGRQRLVELARQLDLRLPQLGQNLTAGRNYGRLAELLAQGDPAAPRRVLVVAGRIPGEGMQPFLDNPRLELVETDLAIGPRTRVVCDAHDLPFPDQSFDAVTLQAFLCEVLDPFRCVAEAHRVLKPGGLVYAETPFMQQVHSRSCSLRFTPVGHRRLFRSFDELDSGAVCGPGMALAWTYQYFLLSFFRNKAARALVRAHSRAATFWLKYFDRLLIDRPTALDAASGVYFLGRRRESPISDEEVLASYRGGLT, from the coding sequence ATCGAGGTCGAGACGCCCCCCCGGACCCGCGTCCCCGAACAGCCGACGCGCCTCTCGCCCGAGCTCTTCGCACTGCTCCGCTGCCCGGCCTGCAGCGCGGCGCTCGCCGGCGCGGGGAAGGCGGTCGTCTGTCAGGGACGCTCGTGCGGCCGGATCTTCCCCGTCGTGGAGGGCATCCCGATCCTCGTCGCCGACGAGAAGAGCGTCTTCACGGTAGAGGAACTCGCGCGACAGCCCACGGGGGGGCGGCAGCGCCTGGTGGAGCTGGCGCGTCAGCTCGACCTGCGTCTCCCCCAGCTCGGCCAGAACCTCACCGCGGGCCGAAACTACGGCCGCCTTGCCGAGCTGCTCGCGCAGGGCGATCCCGCCGCACCTCGACGCGTGCTCGTGGTCGCGGGGCGCATCCCGGGCGAGGGGATGCAGCCCTTCCTCGACAACCCGCGTCTCGAGCTCGTGGAGACCGACCTGGCGATCGGCCCGCGCACGCGGGTCGTCTGCGACGCTCACGACCTCCCCTTCCCCGACCAGAGCTTCGACGCGGTGACGCTGCAGGCCTTCCTCTGCGAGGTGCTCGACCCCTTTCGCTGCGTGGCCGAGGCGCACCGCGTCCTCAAGCCGGGCGGGCTGGTCTACGCGGAGACACCGTTCATGCAGCAGGTCCACAGCCGGAGCTGCTCGCTGCGCTTCACCCCCGTCGGCCACCGGCGACTCTTTCGCTCCTTCGACGAGCTGGACAGCGGCGCGGTCTGCGGCCCGGGGATGGCCCTGGCCTGGACCTATCAGTACTTCCTGCTCAGCTTCTTCCGCAACAAGGCGGCCCGGGCGCTGGTGCGTGCGCACAGCCGCGCCGCCACCTTCTGGCTGAAGTACTTCGACCGGCTGCTCATCGACCGACCAACGGCGCTCGACGCCGCGTCGGGGGTCTACTTCCTCGGCCGGCGACGGGAGTCCCCCATCTCGGATGAGGAAGTGCTCGCGAGCTATCGCGGCGGGCTGACGTAG